In Vitis vinifera cultivar Pinot Noir 40024 chromosome 11, ASM3070453v1, a genomic segment contains:
- the LOC100240988 gene encoding suppressor protein SRP40, protein MLPAIQNPSLTAFKPRSVMLSNQAMNNLSNKTSKTLNPCQKKTLLHSSILHYLQRSGFSKTLKYFQREAPLENDNGNGCSLDLEEVYYKSLETCDDASTNWNNCKEQDLEKSDKKDGEDNCVAVVETVSKKKKKRSEESNRKAVVNESGTANKFCNAKNSEKTLTKDIVPPLNVKSKEKKSKKIYDPLDEGTEQVSSEISKEPVDETVCEPQLDESSKKGKDKKKKSKLVSQPHVDNAEPHQLDTQPGENEENPKGLAAAEGREATDSEANIKSKDKKKKKLEKEKSKRTDSKSSNSQTVEEDALDEDDKVSKKRKRLACEESNSQPADKVVVEKSKRQKTESSKESDGIKLLKEVKESLGSDLDEGDKGKVAKQLDVQANGILDKNGEKSTARKQVKNQQNSTEPKTVNAFQRVKIDEVEFADQRLQDNSYWAKGGADSGYGAKAQEILGQVRGRDFRHEKTKKKRGSYRGGQIDLQTHSIKFNYSDDD, encoded by the exons ATGCTGCCGGCCATACAAAACCCTAGCCTCACAGCGTTCAAGCCTCGCTCCGTCATGCTCTCAAATCAAGCCATGAACAATCTCAGTAACAAGACTTCCAAGACCCTAAACCCTTGCCAGAAGAAGACCCTTCTTCACAGCTCCATATTGCATTATCTTCAACGCAGTGGCTTCTCCAAAACCCTAAAGTACTTTCAACGTGAAGCCCCACTCGAG AATGACAATGGGAACGGTTGCTCACTTGACTTGGAAGAAGTGTACTACAAGAGTTTGGAAACATG TGATGATGCTAGCACAAATTGGAACAACTGCAAGGAGCAAg ATTTAGAGAAGAGTGATAAGAAGGATGGAGAAGATAACTGTGTTGCTGTTGTGGAAACCGtaagtaagaaaaagaaaaagagaagtgaAGAGAGCAATAGAAAAGCTGTAGTCAATGAATCTGGAACTGCCAATAAATTTTGTAATGCTAAGAATTCCGAGAAGACATTAACAAAGGATATAGTGCCTCCCTTAAATGTAAAATCGAAAGAGAAGAAAAGCAAAAAGATTTATGATCCTCTTGATGAAGGAACTGAACAAGTCAGCTCTGAAATATCAAAGGAGCCTGTTGATGAGACTGTGTGTGAACCGCAGTTGGATGAATCCAGTAAGAAAGGCAaggacaagaagaaaaaaagcaaGTTGGTTTCTCAGCCACATGTTGATAATGCAGAACCTCATCAACTAGATACACAGCCtggggaaaatgaagaaaaccctaaaggtTTGGCAGCTGCAGAGGGCAGAGAAGCAACTGATTCTGAGGCAAACATTAAATCTAAggataagaagaaaaagaagcttgaaaaagaaaaatcaaaaaggaCTGATTCAAAATCCAGTAATTCTCAGACTGTTGAGGAAGATGCATTGGATGAAGACGATAAAGtttccaagaaaagaaaaagactgGCTTGTGAAGAAAGTAATTCTCAGCCTGCTGACAAAGTTGTAGTTGAAAAATCCAAACGCCAAAAAACAGAAAGTTCTAAAGAATCTGACGGAATCAAGCTCCTCAAGGAGGTGAAAGAATCCCTTGGAAGTGATCTTGATGAAGGAGACAAGGGTAAAGTTGCTAAGCAGCTTGATGTCCAGGCCAATGGGATCCTTGACAAAAATGGAGAGAAATCTACAGCGCGGAAACAAGTGAAAAATCAGCAAAATTCAACTGAG CCAAAGACTGTTAATGCATTTCAAAGGGTGAAAATTGATGAGGTGGAATTTGCTGATCAAAGACTGCAAGATAATTCTTATTGGGCAAAG GGTGGTGCAGACAGTGGCTATGGTGCCAAAGCTCAAGAAATACTTGGGCAAGTTAGAGGAAG GGATTTTCGCCATGAAAAGACCAAGAAAAAGCGTGGCAGCTACAGGGGAGGTCAGATCGATCTGCAGACTCACTCAATAAAGTTCAATTACTCTGATGATGATTGA